One window of Bacteroidales bacterium genomic DNA carries:
- the rplF gene encoding 50S ribosomal protein L6 — MSRIGKLPVNIPAGVEVKVSDKNLVTVKGKLGTLEQQVHPDITVKVEGNTIHVQRPTEQKRHKSMHGLYRSLLSNMVHGVSEGYKIEQELVGVGYKATATGRALELSLGFSHNVVVLMPNEVKVETVTERSKNPIITLTSHDKQLVGQIAAKLRSLRKPEPYKGKGIKYRGEEIKRKSGKASAK; from the coding sequence ATGTCACGAATAGGAAAATTACCGGTAAATATCCCCGCAGGCGTCGAAGTCAAAGTATCCGACAAAAACCTTGTTACAGTAAAAGGTAAGCTCGGAACACTCGAACAGCAGGTTCATCCGGATATAACTGTAAAAGTTGAAGGCAACACCATACACGTGCAGCGCCCAACAGAACAAAAGAGGCACAAATCAATGCACGGTCTCTACCGTTCATTACTCTCCAACATGGTTCATGGAGTTTCTGAAGGCTATAAGATTGAGCAGGAGCTTGTAGGTGTTGGTTACAAAGCTACAGCTACCGGAAGAGCGTTAGAACTTTCATTGGGATTCTCCCACAACGTTGTGGTGCTGATGCCTAATGAGGTCAAAGTCGAAACGGTCACCGAAAGAAGTAAAAACCCAATCATTACGCTGACCTCACACGATAAGCAACTTGTTGGACAAATTGCTGCCAAATTGCGCTCACTGCGTAAACCCGAACCATACAAGGGTAAAGGTATTAAATACAGAGGCGAAGAGATTAAGCGCAAGTCTGGTAAAGCTTCAGCTAAATAG
- the rpsH gene encoding 30S ribosomal protein S8 → MLTDPISDYITRVRNAIMAGHRIVEIPSSNMKKEITKILFEKGYILNYKFVDDQFPPVIKIALKYHPVTKLPAINTLKRVSRPGLRKFVGVDELPRVLNGLGVAIISTSSGLMTDKEARKQNVGGEVICYIS, encoded by the coding sequence ATGTTAACTGATCCCATTTCAGATTATATCACAAGAGTCAGGAACGCCATAATGGCCGGCCATCGTATTGTGGAAATTCCTTCATCAAACATGAAGAAAGAGATCACCAAGATCCTCTTCGAGAAAGGATACATCCTGAACTATAAGTTTGTTGATGATCAATTTCCTCCTGTGATAAAAATCGCATTAAAGTATCACCCCGTTACCAAACTTCCGGCAATCAACACTTTGAAAAGAGTGAGCCGTCCCGGACTGCGTAAATTCGTTGGTGTAGATGAATTGCCGAGAGTTTTAAACGGACTCGGTGTTGCAATCATCAGTACATCATCAGGATTGATGACCGATAAAGAAGCCAGGAAACAGAATGTTGGCGGTGAAGTAATTTGTTACATCAGCTAA
- the rpsN gene encoding 30S ribosomal protein S14 — protein MAKESMKAREVKRKALVDKYAEKRAALLAAGDYEGLQRIPKNACPIRLHNRCQLTGRPKGYMRHFGISRINFREMALKGLIPGVKKASW, from the coding sequence ATGGCAAAAGAATCAATGAAAGCCAGAGAAGTCAAGAGGAAAGCACTCGTTGACAAATACGCGGAGAAACGTGCAGCACTTTTGGCAGCCGGAGATTATGAAGGGCTGCAGAGAATCCCTAAAAATGCTTGCCCGATACGTCTTCACAATCGTTGCCAGCTTACCGGCCGGCCAAAAGGTTACATGAGGCATTTCGGAATTTCACGTATCAATTTCCGTGAAATGGCGCTGAAAGGACTAATCCCGGGCGTAAAGAAAGCAAGTTGGTAA
- the rplE gene encoding 50S ribosomal protein L5: MSYVPRLKEKYRGEIHPALLKQFEFKSPMQVPRLLKIVVNQGLGDAIADKKLIDSGLSEMSMITGQKAVATKSKKDISNFKLRKGMPIGVKVTLRGNMMYEFLDRLISVSIPRVRDFKGINDKGFDGRGNYTLGVTEQIIFPEINIDKITKINGMDITFVTSASNDKESLALLKEFGLPFKNQKL, from the coding sequence ATGAGTTACGTACCAAGACTAAAGGAGAAATATCGTGGCGAAATTCATCCTGCATTATTGAAGCAGTTTGAGTTTAAAAGCCCGATGCAAGTACCCAGACTACTTAAGATAGTAGTTAATCAGGGACTTGGCGATGCTATCGCCGACAAAAAACTGATCGATTCCGGACTTTCCGAAATGTCGATGATCACAGGTCAAAAAGCTGTTGCTACAAAATCGAAAAAGGACATCTCCAACTTCAAACTCAGAAAAGGAATGCCCATAGGTGTTAAAGTGACTCTGCGCGGTAATATGATGTATGAATTTCTTGATCGTCTGATCTCGGTTTCGATACCACGTGTGAGAGACTTCAAAGGCATTAACGATAAAGGTTTCGACGGCAGAGGCAATTACACACTCGGTGTAACTGAACAGATCATTTTCCCGGAGATCAACATCGACAAGATTACCAAGATCAACGGGATGGACATTACTTTCGTTACTTCAGCCAGCAACGATAAAGAATCACTTGCTTTGCTCAAAGAATTCGGACTACCATTTAAAAATCAAAAATTATAA
- the rplX gene encoding 50S ribosomal protein L24 gives MHIKKGDNVLVLSGDSRGQKGKILVVDSDKKTAIVEGVKMVSKHTKPNKDNPQGGIVKKASPIHVSNLMIVDGSGKASRVGRKMDEKKNKLVRYSKKSGEVIK, from the coding sequence CTGCATATTAAAAAAGGCGATAACGTTTTGGTGCTCTCAGGCGATTCCAGAGGACAAAAAGGGAAAATTCTTGTGGTTGACTCTGACAAGAAGACAGCCATTGTTGAAGGAGTTAAAATGGTAAGCAAGCACACCAAACCAAACAAAGATAATCCTCAAGGCGGGATTGTTAAAAAAGCATCGCCAATCCATGTTTCAAATCTGATGATTGTTGACGGCTCTGGAAAGGCTTCACGCGTTGGACGCAAAATGGATGAAAAGAAAAATAAACTGGTTCGCTATTCTAAAAAATCAGGGGAGGTAATTAAATAA
- the rplN gene encoding 50S ribosomal protein L14 gives MIQKESRLTVADNSGAKTVLCISLLGGTHRRYASIGDTIVVSVKSAIPSGNIKKGTVSKAVVVRTKKEIRRPDGSYIRFDDNAVVLLNNAGEMSGTRIFGPVARELREKQYMKIVSLAPEVL, from the coding sequence ATGATACAGAAAGAATCAAGATTAACAGTTGCCGACAATAGTGGAGCAAAAACAGTGTTGTGTATCAGCCTTCTTGGCGGCACGCACAGGCGCTATGCCTCCATTGGCGATACCATTGTGGTTAGCGTGAAAAGTGCCATTCCTTCAGGAAATATTAAAAAAGGTACTGTGTCAAAGGCTGTGGTTGTGCGAACCAAGAAAGAAATACGCCGTCCCGACGGCAGCTACATCCGCTTCGACGACAACGCCGTTGTATTGCTGAACAATGCTGGAGAAATGTCCGGAACACGTATCTTCGGACCTGTTGCCCGCGAATTAAGGGAAAAACAATACATGAAGATTGTTTCACTCGCACCCGAAGTGCTTTAA
- the rpsQ gene encoding 30S ribosomal protein S17: MEDKLTRPLRKERTGLVVSNKMEKTIIVQVDRRVKHPIYGKFVHKSTRLMAQDDNNECNIGDTVRISETRPLSKNKCWRLTEIIERAK; encoded by the coding sequence ATGGAAGATAAATTAACAAGACCATTACGGAAAGAAAGAACCGGTCTGGTAGTAAGTAACAAGATGGAGAAAACCATCATCGTTCAGGTTGACCGCCGGGTGAAACACCCGATTTATGGAAAATTTGTCCATAAAAGTACCCGTCTGATGGCCCAGGATGATAACAATGAATGCAACATCGGCGATACCGTGCGCATTAGCGAAACCAGGCCATTGAGCAAAAATAAGTGTTGGAGATTAACCGAAATTATCGAAAGAGCTAAATAG
- the rpmC gene encoding 50S ribosomal protein L29 has product MKQTVIIELSNDDLLERLEEELKQLSRLKLNHAVSDLENPQKIVYYRRTVARLKTEIRKRQLEGKLK; this is encoded by the coding sequence ATGAAACAAACTGTTATAATAGAATTGTCAAATGATGATTTACTCGAAAGATTAGAAGAGGAATTAAAACAACTCTCCAGGCTTAAGTTGAATCATGCGGTATCAGATCTGGAAAATCCACAAAAGATTGTTTATTACCGCAGAACTGTAGCACGGTTGAAAACAGAAATTCGAAAAAGACAACTTGAAGGAAAATTAAAATAA
- the rplP gene encoding 50S ribosomal protein L16, with the protein MLQPKKTKYRKQQKGKMKGNAQRGHELAYGSFGIKTMEEAWLTGRQIESARQAVTRYMKREGQIWIKIFPDKPVTKKPAEVRMGKGKGAPEYFVAPVTPGRILFEADGVPLAVAKEALRLAAQKLPVATKFVVRNDYVE; encoded by the coding sequence ATGTTACAGCCAAAGAAAACTAAATACAGAAAGCAGCAAAAGGGCAAGATGAAAGGAAATGCTCAACGGGGCCATGAACTTGCTTATGGTTCTTTCGGTATCAAAACCATGGAAGAGGCCTGGCTCACAGGACGACAGATCGAATCTGCCCGTCAGGCAGTAACACGTTACATGAAACGTGAAGGCCAAATCTGGATTAAAATATTCCCGGATAAACCAGTGACCAAGAAACCTGCTGAAGTGCGTATGGGAAAAGGAAAAGGCGCCCCCGAATACTTTGTTGCCCCGGTCACTCCCGGACGCATATTGTTCGAAGCCGATGGCGTACCATTGGCCGTTGCCAAGGAAGCTTTGAGACTTGCTGCCCAGAAATTGCCGGTAGCCACTAAATTTGTCGTCAGAAATGATTACGTAGAATAA
- the rpsC gene encoding 30S ribosomal protein S3 — protein sequence MGQKTNPIGLRLGIIKGWDSNWYGGKNFSEKLIEDDKIRKYLLARLSKAGVSKIMIERTLKLVTVTIHTARPGIIIGKGGQEVDKLKEELKKLTGKEIQINISEIKRPELDANLVANNIARQIEGRISFRRAIKTSVASTMRIGAEGIKVLISGRLGGAEMARNEMYKEGRTPLHTLRADIDYAHAEAHTTYGRIGIKVWICKGEIFEKIDLVPMTGSEKKPKGISVGPAPGRRPRAKARFNEK from the coding sequence ATGGGACAAAAAACTAATCCAATAGGTCTTAGGTTAGGCATTATCAAAGGATGGGATTCCAACTGGTATGGCGGAAAAAACTTCAGCGAAAAGCTGATCGAAGATGACAAGATCAGAAAATACCTGTTAGCCCGTCTTTCGAAAGCCGGCGTTTCGAAAATAATGATCGAGCGTACACTTAAACTTGTAACAGTTACCATTCATACAGCACGACCTGGTATTATCATCGGGAAAGGCGGACAGGAAGTTGATAAGCTGAAAGAGGAGCTGAAAAAACTTACAGGTAAGGAAATTCAAATCAATATTTCAGAAATCAAACGTCCGGAGTTGGATGCTAATTTGGTGGCCAACAACATAGCCAGACAGATCGAAGGACGTATTTCATTCCGCAGAGCCATCAAAACATCGGTAGCCTCCACAATGAGAATCGGTGCGGAAGGTATCAAAGTGTTGATTAGCGGAAGGTTAGGAGGTGCTGAAATGGCTCGTAATGAGATGTATAAAGAAGGTCGTACACCATTACATACTTTAAGAGCCGACATTGACTACGCACACGCCGAGGCGCACACAACTTACGGACGGATTGGAATTAAGGTTTGGATTTGCAAAGGCGAAATATTTGAAAAAATCGACCTTGTTCCAATGACCGGAAGTGAAAAGAAACCAAAAGGAATTTCAGTCGGTCCAGCTCCCGGACGTCGTCCAAGGGCAAAAGCAAGGTTCAACGAGAAATAA
- the rplV gene encoding 50S ribosomal protein L22 produces the protein MGTRKHNTAEERKSARKTLYIAKLNNCPTSPRKMRLVADLVRGKDVEAALNILKFTQKEASGRLYKLMLSAIANWQVKNEGVRMEENNLYVKSIMVDSARQLKRIRPAPQGRAHRIRKRSNHVTLVLDSRNKPEVQEVENIQTEK, from the coding sequence ATGGGTACACGAAAACATAATACAGCAGAAGAGAGGAAGTCGGCAAGAAAGACTCTGTACATTGCAAAACTGAACAATTGCCCCACATCGCCAAGGAAAATGAGGCTCGTAGCCGACCTTGTCAGGGGTAAAGATGTTGAAGCTGCACTCAATATTCTGAAATTCACTCAGAAAGAGGCTTCAGGAAGACTTTACAAACTCATGCTTTCGGCCATTGCCAACTGGCAGGTGAAAAATGAGGGAGTCAGAATGGAGGAGAATAACCTGTACGTGAAATCCATTATGGTGGATAGCGCACGACAGCTCAAACGGATAAGGCCTGCTCCCCAGGGACGTGCTCACAGAATCAGAAAGCGTTCGAATCACGTTACCTTAGTGCTGGACAGCCGCAACAAACCGGAAGTTCAGGAAGTAGAAAACATTCAAACAGAAAAATAA
- the rpsS gene encoding 30S ribosomal protein S19: protein MSRSLKKGPYIHFKLEKKIVEAQESKKKSVIKTWSRASIISPDFVGLTIAVHNGNKFIPVYVTENMVGHKLGEFAPTRQFRGHSGKKDKGKK, encoded by the coding sequence ATGAGTCGTTCGCTTAAAAAAGGTCCTTATATCCATTTCAAGCTGGAAAAGAAAATTGTTGAGGCACAGGAATCCAAGAAAAAGAGTGTGATCAAAACCTGGTCAAGGGCTTCAATCATCTCCCCGGATTTTGTCGGATTAACCATTGCGGTGCACAACGGGAACAAATTTATACCTGTGTATGTAACCGAAAATATGGTAGGTCATAAACTTGGTGAATTTGCACCAACACGTCAGTTCAGAGGTCATTCAGGTAAAAAGGATAAAGGCAAAAAATAA
- the rplB gene encoding 50S ribosomal protein L2 produces the protein MALKKFKPTTSSQRFKVISAFDDITTDKPEKSLLEVKKRSGGRNNSGRMTMRYMGGGHKQKYRIIDFKRDKEGMPAEVLTVEYDPNRSARIALVSYTDGEKRYILAPTGIKVGQTIVSGKGVSPDIGNTLYLSEVPFGTLVHNIELRPGQGGKIARSAGSYAQLMSRDGKFAILRFPSGETRMILQACRATIGTISNQDHNLEVSGKAGRSRWLGRRPRTRGVVMNPVDHPMGGGEGRASGGIPRSRKGIPAKGYKTRSKKKASSKYIIERRKK, from the coding sequence ATGGCTTTAAAAAAATTCAAACCGACAACATCCAGTCAGCGCTTCAAAGTAATCAGTGCGTTTGATGATATTACTACCGACAAACCTGAAAAGAGTTTGCTGGAAGTTAAAAAGAGATCAGGTGGTAGAAATAATAGTGGTAGAATGACCATGCGCTACATGGGTGGTGGTCACAAGCAAAAATACCGGATTATCGATTTCAAACGTGATAAAGAGGGAATGCCCGCCGAAGTGCTGACCGTTGAGTACGATCCAAACCGCAGTGCACGTATTGCGTTGGTATCTTACACCGATGGAGAGAAAAGATACATTCTGGCGCCAACCGGAATAAAAGTAGGACAAACCATTGTTTCAGGAAAAGGAGTTTCACCCGATATCGGCAATACACTTTATCTGAGTGAAGTCCCTTTTGGAACGCTGGTTCATAACATCGAACTTCGTCCAGGACAAGGTGGGAAGATAGCAAGAAGCGCAGGCTCCTATGCACAGTTGATGTCAAGAGACGGCAAATTTGCCATTCTCAGGTTCCCTTCGGGCGAAACAAGAATGATACTCCAGGCTTGCAGGGCTACCATAGGAACCATATCCAACCAGGACCACAACCTTGAAGTATCAGGAAAAGCAGGACGAAGCCGTTGGCTGGGTCGCAGACCTCGTACCAGGGGTGTTGTAATGAACCCGGTAGATCACCCCATGGGTGGTGGCGAAGGCAGAGCGTCAGGTGGTATTCCAAGATCAAGAAAAGGGATACCGGCAAAAGGCTATAAAACACGTTCAAAGAAAAAAGCTTCGAGCAAATACATTATTGAAAGACGGAAAAAGTAA
- the rplW gene encoding 50S ribosomal protein L23 — protein sequence MKILIRPIITEKFTEVGEKMNRYGFIVQKTANKLQIKKAVEDLYGVKVEAVNTIRYSGKNKSRNTKSGVIVGRTASLKKAIIKVASGEKIDFYSNI from the coding sequence ATGAAAATTCTAATCAGGCCGATTATAACCGAGAAGTTCACCGAAGTGGGCGAAAAGATGAACAGGTATGGTTTTATCGTTCAAAAAACCGCCAATAAACTGCAGATCAAAAAGGCTGTTGAGGACTTGTACGGAGTTAAAGTTGAAGCTGTGAATACGATCAGGTATTCAGGCAAAAACAAATCACGAAATACCAAATCAGGCGTGATCGTTGGCCGAACTGCATCATTAAAAAAGGCTATAATTAAAGTAGCCAGTGGAGAAAAAATTGATTTTTACAGCAATATTTAA
- the rplD gene encoding 50S ribosomal protein L4: MELTVYKINGEKTERTVVLDDSVFGIEPNDHAIYLDVKQIMANKRQGTAKSKQRGEIAGSTRKLKKQKGTGGARAGSIKNPLFRGGGRVFGPQPRDYVMKLNKKLKRLARKSALSYKAENGKILVLEDFSFDQPKTKSFLEVLKAFKLDNTKVLLLTPGVDNNIYLSTRNLGSVTHLNAKSINTYEVLKANQIMILESSLKDVEEMFNN; this comes from the coding sequence ATGGAGCTAACAGTTTATAAAATCAACGGCGAAAAAACAGAACGTACTGTCGTGCTTGACGATTCCGTATTTGGAATTGAACCAAACGATCATGCCATCTACCTCGATGTGAAGCAAATCATGGCAAACAAACGCCAGGGTACGGCCAAATCAAAACAAAGAGGCGAAATTGCTGGAAGTACGCGTAAGTTAAAGAAACAAAAGGGTACCGGTGGAGCACGTGCCGGTAGCATTAAAAACCCATTGTTCAGAGGAGGAGGTCGTGTTTTTGGCCCCCAACCTCGTGATTATGTCATGAAGCTTAATAAAAAACTCAAACGCCTTGCACGTAAGTCAGCATTGAGTTACAAAGCTGAAAACGGAAAAATCCTGGTTTTGGAAGATTTCAGTTTTGATCAACCCAAAACGAAGAGTTTCCTTGAAGTGCTCAAAGCATTCAAGTTAGATAATACCAAAGTGTTGCTTCTGACACCCGGTGTGGACAACAACATCTACCTCTCAACGCGTAATCTTGGGAGCGTTACCCATCTGAACGCCAAAAGCATCAACACTTATGAGGTGCTCAAGGCAAACCAGATCATGATCCTCGAAAGTTCGCTTAAAGATGTTGAGGAAATGTTTAATAACTAA
- the rplC gene encoding 50S ribosomal protein L3, whose translation MSGIIGKKIGMTGIFDENGKNVPCTIVEAGPCVVTQVKTKEVDGYDAIQLAYEDKKEKHTNKPLAGHFKKAGVTPKKIVREFTRFEPGHQKTFGEEVNVDVFIEGEFIDVVGITKGKGFQGVVKRHGFSGVGGATHGQHNRLRAPGSVGASSWPSRVFKGIRMAGHTGHSRVKMINLKIMKIIPEENLLLIKGSVPGPIGSYLIVERWS comes from the coding sequence ATGTCAGGAATAATTGGAAAGAAAATTGGAATGACCGGAATCTTTGATGAGAATGGCAAGAATGTGCCATGTACCATCGTTGAAGCAGGTCCATGTGTGGTAACACAGGTAAAAACAAAAGAGGTTGATGGCTATGATGCCATTCAACTTGCTTACGAAGACAAGAAGGAAAAGCATACCAACAAGCCCCTGGCTGGTCATTTTAAGAAAGCAGGTGTTACACCTAAAAAGATAGTAAGAGAGTTTACCAGGTTTGAGCCGGGTCATCAAAAAACATTTGGTGAAGAGGTCAACGTTGATGTATTTATCGAAGGTGAATTTATTGATGTGGTTGGTATTACGAAAGGTAAAGGTTTCCAGGGCGTTGTCAAAAGGCATGGGTTTAGTGGTGTTGGTGGAGCCACACATGGTCAGCATAACCGTCTCAGAGCCCCTGGTTCAGTAGGTGCATCTTCATGGCCTTCACGTGTTTTTAAAGGTATTCGCATGGCTGGTCATACCGGACATAGCAGAGTTAAGATGATCAACCTCAAAATAATGAAGATCATCCCCGAAGAGAATTTATTATTAATCAAAGGATCGGTTCCAGGACCAATAGGATCATATTTAATCGTAGAAAGATGGAGCTAA
- the rpsJ gene encoding 30S ribosomal protein S10 gives MSQRIRIKLKSYDHNLVDKSAEKIVKTVKTTGAVVSGPIPLPTNKKIFTVNRATFVNKKSREQFELSSYKRLLDIYSSTTKTIDALMKLELPSGVEVEIKV, from the coding sequence GTGAGTCAAAGGATAAGAATAAAACTGAAGTCATACGATCACAATCTGGTGGATAAATCAGCCGAGAAGATCGTCAAGACTGTGAAGACTACCGGAGCTGTTGTTAGCGGACCTATACCTCTGCCAACAAACAAGAAAATCTTTACAGTAAACCGTGCGACTTTTGTGAACAAAAAATCAAGAGAGCAATTCGAGCTCTCCTCCTACAAAAGGCTGCTTGACATTTACAGTTCGACTACAAAAACCATTGATGCCCTCATGAAACTTGAGCTGCCCAGTGGTGTTGAAGTGGAAATAAAAGTTTGA
- the fusA gene encoding elongation factor G, whose translation MLNELKNTRNIGIMAHIDAGKTTTTERILYYSGINYKIGEVHDGAATMDYMVQEQERGITITSAATTVFWDFNSQQHKINIIDTPGHVDFTVEVERSLRVLDGAIAVFCAVGGVEPQSETVWRQADKYHVPRISFINKMDRSGADFFNVVDQIKDKLGANPIPLQIPIGEEDNFRGVVDLITNKAYEWEVDFYGTKIIEVEIPEEIKETVHDYRTRLIEGVAEESDELLEKFLKDPNSLTPDEMRQAIRKATLELRITPVMCGAAFKNKGVQKLLDAVAAYLPSPLDLPPVVGINPYTEKQETRNADPSENFAALAFKIKTDPYVGKIAFLRVYSGAIQSGEQVLNANTGKKERITRLMQMHANKYQPLEKVEAGNICALVGFKEIRTGDSLTAINHPLVLENIKFPEPVINMAVEPKTQDDVEKLQSHLVKIAEEDPTFKVRLDEETGQTIVSGMGELHLEVRLDELRRDHNIECNQGKPQVSYKEAFRNSIIYQEIYKKQTGGKGRFADITFEIGPADDKEVRGLQFVDQIKGGALPKEYINAAKRGFEMSMMNGVLAGFSVYNMKVVLKNGTFHQIDSDPLAFEIAAKIGFRNAARSMSLTLLEPIMRLEVITPDLYIGEISSDLNRRRGHIEDVESKYNAQVLRAKVPLAEMFGYVTQLRSLTSGRANYNLEFSHYADLPNELLEQVLYKIKGYVVKV comes from the coding sequence ATGCTAAACGAGTTGAAAAATACTAGGAACATCGGAATCATGGCGCACATTGACGCGGGTAAAACCACGACAACTGAGCGGATTCTGTATTATTCCGGCATCAATTACAAGATCGGTGAAGTGCATGACGGAGCTGCTACCATGGATTATATGGTGCAGGAGCAGGAGCGTGGAATTACGATTACCTCTGCAGCAACAACTGTTTTTTGGGATTTCAACAGCCAGCAGCACAAAATCAATATCATCGATACACCCGGACACGTTGATTTTACAGTTGAAGTTGAAAGATCATTAAGAGTTCTTGATGGCGCCATTGCTGTATTTTGCGCTGTCGGAGGTGTAGAACCACAATCGGAAACTGTATGGCGCCAGGCTGATAAATATCATGTTCCTCGGATCAGTTTCATCAATAAGATGGATCGTTCCGGGGCTGATTTTTTTAATGTGGTTGATCAGATTAAAGATAAACTCGGGGCAAATCCGATTCCGCTTCAAATACCGATTGGGGAAGAAGATAACTTCAGAGGAGTTGTTGACCTGATTACAAACAAAGCGTATGAATGGGAAGTTGATTTTTATGGAACCAAAATCATCGAAGTTGAAATTCCTGAAGAAATCAAAGAAACTGTTCATGATTATCGTACCCGATTGATCGAAGGAGTTGCTGAAGAAAGCGACGAATTGTTGGAGAAGTTTCTAAAAGACCCCAACTCTCTTACACCAGACGAAATGCGTCAGGCGATAAGAAAGGCAACCCTTGAGTTGAGAATTACACCGGTGATGTGTGGCGCTGCATTCAAAAATAAAGGGGTACAAAAGCTTCTTGATGCTGTCGCTGCCTATCTCCCCAGTCCCCTCGACCTTCCGCCCGTGGTTGGGATAAATCCCTACACCGAAAAGCAAGAAACAAGAAACGCTGACCCAAGCGAAAATTTTGCAGCTCTTGCGTTCAAAATCAAAACCGATCCATACGTCGGCAAAATTGCCTTTTTAAGGGTTTATTCCGGAGCGATACAATCCGGAGAGCAGGTGTTGAACGCTAACACCGGCAAGAAAGAACGCATTACCCGTTTAATGCAGATGCATGCTAACAAATATCAGCCCCTCGAAAAGGTTGAAGCTGGCAACATTTGTGCTTTGGTTGGGTTTAAAGAAATCAGAACAGGCGATTCACTTACTGCTATTAATCATCCTCTTGTTCTTGAAAATATTAAATTTCCGGAACCGGTAATAAACATGGCAGTTGAGCCTAAAACACAGGATGATGTAGAAAAACTTCAATCCCATCTCGTCAAAATTGCCGAGGAAGACCCGACATTTAAAGTCAGATTGGATGAGGAAACTGGTCAGACCATAGTTAGTGGTATGGGCGAGTTGCATCTTGAAGTCAGGTTAGATGAACTCAGGCGCGATCACAACATCGAATGCAACCAGGGGAAACCGCAGGTGTCGTACAAAGAAGCATTCCGGAATTCGATAATTTACCAGGAAATCTATAAGAAACAAACAGGTGGCAAAGGCAGATTTGCCGATATCACTTTTGAAATCGGACCTGCCGATGATAAAGAAGTCAGAGGCCTTCAGTTTGTTGATCAAATTAAAGGTGGCGCATTGCCCAAAGAATATATAAACGCAGCAAAACGTGGATTTGAAATGTCGATGATGAATGGAGTGCTTGCTGGTTTTTCGGTTTACAACATGAAGGTAGTCCTCAAAAACGGCACTTTCCACCAGATCGATTCTGATCCGCTCGCTTTCGAAATTGCAGCCAAAATAGGTTTCCGAAATGCTGCCCGTTCGATGAGTCTTACACTTCTTGAACCAATTATGCGCCTTGAAGTAATTACTCCCGACCTTTACATAGGAGAAATAAGCAGCGACCTCAACAGGCGCCGTGGACATATCGAAGACGTTGAATCCAAATATAATGCTCAGGTTTTAAGAGCAAAGGTGCCATTGGCTGAAATGTTTGGCTATGTCACCCAACTCAGATCTTTAACCTCAGGTCGTGCGAATTACAATCTGGAGTTTTCTCATTATGCCGACCTGCCAAATGAATTACTGGAGCAGGTTTTATACAAAATCAAAGGATACGTGGTAAAAGTTTAA
- the rpsG gene encoding 30S ribosomal protein S7, protein MRKARPKKRIVLPDPRYNDQLVTKFVNNIMLRGKKETAYSIFYEAMDLVEERTKENALEVWKKALANVTPSVEVRSRRVGGATFQIPTEIPPSRKQSIGMKNLILFARKRNEKSMGRKLAAEIVAGFKEEGGAYKKKEDTHRMAEANKAFSHFRF, encoded by the coding sequence ATGAGGAAAGCGAGACCAAAAAAGAGAATTGTTCTTCCCGATCCAAGGTACAACGATCAACTTGTAACAAAGTTCGTGAACAACATTATGCTTCGTGGTAAAAAAGAGACGGCTTACAGTATCTTTTATGAAGCAATGGATCTGGTAGAAGAAAGAACAAAGGAAAACGCTTTGGAAGTTTGGAAGAAAGCACTTGCAAATGTCACTCCATCTGTTGAGGTAAGAAGCCGCAGGGTGGGGGGTGCTACATTTCAGATACCAACAGAGATTCCACCTTCACGCAAGCAGTCCATAGGTATGAAAAACCTTATTCTGTTTGCACGCAAGCGCAACGAAAAATCAATGGGAAGAAAACTTGCCGCTGAGATCGTTGCTGGATTTAAGGAAGAAGGTGGCGCTTACAAAAAGAAAGAAGATACACACCGTATGGCTGAAGCTAACAAAGCCTTCTCCCATTTCAGGTTTTAA